The Humulus lupulus chromosome 3, drHumLupu1.1, whole genome shotgun sequence genome window below encodes:
- the LOC133824496 gene encoding uncharacterized protein LOC133824496: MAAFTHHHPHHQAHLLGRLPTLRAKPRPRPGPFRVHMALQENGPSLAVVGVTGAVGQEFLSVLSDRDFPYRSIKMLASKRSAGQKMSFQDQNYVVEELTADSFNGVDIALFSAGGSISKEFGPLAVERGSIVVDNSSAFRMHDDVPLVIPEVNPDAMKGIKVGSGKGALIANPNCSTIICLMAATPLHRHSKVIRMVVSTYQAASGAGAAAMRELEQQTHEVLAGKEPTCNIFQRQYAFNLFSHNSSVLPNGYNEEEMKLVKETRKIWNDPNIKVTATCIRVPVMRAHAESVNFQFESPLDEEMARDILKNAPGVVVIDDRASNNFPTPLEVSNKDDVAVGRIRRDLSQDGDYGLDIFVCGDQIRKGAALNAVQIAELLL; encoded by the exons ATGGCGGCTTTCACCCACCACCACCCTCACCACCAAGCTCACCTATTGGGTCGACTACCCACTCTCAGAGCCAAGCCCAGGCCCAGGCCCGGCCCATTTCGGGTCCACATGGCCCTCCAGGAAAACGGTCCCTCTCTCGCCGTCGTTGGCGTCACCGGAGCCGTCGGGCAAGAGTTCCTCTCCGTCTTATCCGATCGAGACTTTCCCTACCGCTCCATCAAAATGCTCGCATCCAAACGCTCCGCGGGGCAGAAAATGTCATTCCAGGACCAAAACTACGTCGTTGAGGAGCTCACCGCCGATAGCTTCAATGGCGTAGACATAGCCCTGTTCAGCGCCGGAGGTTCCATCAGCAAGGAGTTCGGTCCTTTGGCTGTGGAACGCGGCTCCATTGTCGTAGACAATAGCTCTGCTTTTCGAATGCACGATGATGTGCCGCTCGTGATTCCGGAAGTCAATCCGGACGCCATGAAAGGGATTAAGGTTGGGAGTGGAAAGGGTGCCTTGATTGCAAACCCTAACTGCTCCACCATTATTTGCTTGATGGCCGCCACGCCTCTACATCGGCATTCTAAG GTAATTCGTATGGTGGTTAGTACGTATCAAGCTGCTAGTGGTGCTGGTGCTGCTGCCATGAGAGAGCTTGAGCAGCAAACCCATGAG GTCCTGGCGGGAAAGGAACCTACTTGTAATATATTCCAGCGACAG TACGCGTTTAATCTGTTTTCGCACAATTCGTCTGTTCTTCCAAATGGGTACAATGAAGAGGAAATGAAATTAGTCAAGGAGACAAGAAAAATATGG AATGATCCAAATATTAAGGTGACTGCCACATGTATACGAGTTCCTGTGATGCGGGCTCATGCAGAGAGTGTGAATTTTCAGTTTGAGAGTCCTCTTGATGAG GAAATGGCAAGGGACATCCTGAAGAACGCACCTGGGGTGGTGGTTATTGATGATAGAGCATCAAATAACTTCCCTACACCACTAGAGGTATCGAATAAAGATGATGTTGCGGTTGGAAGAATCCGTCGTGATCTGTCTCAGGATGGGGATTATGG GTTGGACATCTTTGTGTGTGGGGATCAAATACGCAAGGGAGCTGCACTTAATGCTGTTCAGATTGCTGAGCTGCTGCTATAG